The following nucleotide sequence is from Triticum dicoccoides isolate Atlit2015 ecotype Zavitan chromosome 7B, WEW_v2.0, whole genome shotgun sequence.
AGAATTGCTAGGCTGCTAGGTAAAATGAAACCAGGAATCCAAatatacaatgagacaacccagtaCAGGGTTGCTTAAATTTATTCTTGCTAAGTAAAATAAAACCAGGAATCTTAAAATGCTCTGGCATGCTTAAGCTCTCAATATCTCTAAATTCCAAATATCTCAAGCCCAAAAGTGCTAGGTAAAATAAAAAACAGGAATTCAAAATAAATGTACGATGAGACAAACTAGTACATGGAGGCTTAAATTTATTTGTGCTAGGTACATAAAATAAAACCAGAAATCTTAAATTTAACCACTTTATACAGGGATGCTCTTTGGTTTTATCCTGTTTATACACTGCACCAAAATCACGTTAGTGAAATGAACCATTAATTATAGATAATGCACGTGAATCAGTATATCATTCTCTGAGAACAGTGTGGTGTGCCTTTGTGATTAATCAACGCATATGCATATGAGTTATACACTGGTATCGTATAGCAGAACAAAAGTTTGCAGGTTCATGTAACAACTTGCACCGCCGTACAAAATCTGAGCCTCGCAATACCAGCGAATTTTATAAATATTTAACAGACTCAGACATGTAACTAGACTTGATTCCATGGAAGTCCGGAGTGTAGTAATGGGTGACTTCGCGGTAAAATTTCGAGTTAGGTCTAAAGTTGATGGGTTCAACTGGGCTTTGGTAGCGGTCTATGGTGCTGCCCAACCCgagcttaaaccggagtttctgGCGGATCAGGTTCGGATATGTGGGTCCGAACAGCTTCCGATTTTGGTCGGGGGTGATTTCAACATCATTCGAAGGAGAGAGGAGAAAAACAATGATAACTTCGACGGcaggtggtcgtttatgttcaatactatcattgaaagcttAGATCTAAGGGAGATAGAGCTCACTGGTAGGcagtttacctgggctaatgctATGCCAAACCCGACATATGAGAAGCTGGATCGGGTTCTCGCCAGTgtggagtgggaacagaagttccctcttGTTACGGTGCAAGCTCTCACGCGGGCCATCTCCGATCACACACCTTTGTTCgtggactcaggggagccgaaccatATAGGAAACAAAAACACCTTCTCTTTTGAGATGGCCTGGTTCGAACGCGAGGGATTCTTAGACATCATAGCCAGGGAGTGGGCTAAGGGTGTTAGAGGAAGGACGGCGGTCGAGCGctggcagaataaaattaggcatttgagaagtttcttacgggGTTGGGCCAAGCATCTAAGTGGGGTGTATAAGATTGAGAAGGATAGGCTCCTCTCTCTTGTACAGGCTTTGGACGTAAAAGCTGAATCCACGTTGTTGTTGCCCACCGAGCTCCAAGTTAAAAATGAGGCGGAGAAGAGACTGAAAgaacttctccgcgaagaagaattgaagtgggctttgcgtgcCAAGACCCGCAAAGTAGTCcaaggggacgcgaatactcaaTTTTTCCACCTCATTGCTAATGGTAAACACAGAAAGAAACGGATCTTTCAGCTAGAGCAGGATGAGGGTACTATTTTAGGGCAGGATAATATCAAAATCTATATCACCGAGTACTATAGACAGATATTTGGACCGTCGGAGGCcaattgtgtgtccctcgatgagtccagggtTGAGGACGTGCCTCAATTGACTGCTGCTGATAATAATATTCTGATTGCCCCGTTCTCAGAAAAGGAGGTGTTCGATGCTattgcacaaatgaaaaacaataaggctcccggtccggatgggttcccggctgagttctataaaaagtgctggcacattattaagggggatttactacctatgtttcatgatctattctctggacaacttcaattatttcacttgaattttggaactatcacattgcTTACGAAGAAAACGGATGCTGCGAGGATcgagcagttcaggccgatctgcctcctcaatgttagtttcaaaatcttcaccaaggtcggaactaataggctcacacagattgcgcaatctgtggtgcagcaatcccaaactgctttcatgccggacaggaacatccttgaaggggtggttgtccttcatgaaacgctccatgaaatccattccaaaaaattagatggagtaatttttaaggtggatttcgaaaaagcgtacgataaggttaagtggccattcctccaacaggcattgcgtatgaaaggttttgatgaagcctggcgtcGACAGGtcgaatcatttacgcaaaaagggagtgtgggaattaaagtgaatgacgacataggtcattatttccagacacataaaggcctaagacaaggagatccgatgtcccctatcctgtttaacattgtggtggatatgttagcaattttgataagccgggctaaggaaaatggtcaagtGGGTGGGTTGGTTCCTCATCTTGTAGAGGGAGGTGTTTCCATCTTTCAGTAcgccgatgatacaatcatctttatggagcatgatttggccaaggcgagaaatatgaagcttgtgttatgTCTGTTTGAACAACTGACAGGGTTAAAGATCAACTTCCATaagagcgaattgttctgctttggtagagccaaagacgaccAGGAGTCTTATAGGCAgttgtttgggtgcgagttggggagTTTACCCTTCTCTTACCTTGGTATCCCGATTCACCATCGTAGgctaacaaacagagaatggaagtgcatagaggatcgatttgagaaaaaactgagttgttggaagggtaagctcatgtcatacggaggccggttgatattgattaattcggtgctcacgagtatgcctatgtttctcttatcattctttgaggtcccagttggtgttaggaaacgAATGGACTTCTATCGGTCGcgcttcttttggcagggtgatgaacttaaaagaaaatatcggcttgctaaatgggacatcatctgtagaccgaaagaccaagggggtcttggtattgaaaatcttgaagtcaagaacagatgtcttcttagtaagtggttgtggaaaCTGTCTTCCGGGACTGAGGCCATGTGGGCGCAGATCCTCCGCAACAAGTACCTCCAAACAAAAACATTGTCCCAGGTCGCAGTCAGGCCGACtgactcgcctttctggaaaggactaatgaaagtcaaacaatctATGTTCAATAGGACGAGATTTGTTATTGGAAACGGTACAAGTactcgtttctgggaggatacttggcttggtgaatcacctttagccattcaatatccgtctctatatcggattgctcaacgacgtgaggtgttcgtggCAACGGTATTCCAATCtattccccttaatattcagttacgacggtcgctagcgggcaatcgttgggaagaatggattcatctagttaggagactgatggaggttcaactttctcaCCGACCCGATATATTGCGTTGGAAGTTGACTAGTTCTGGAGtatttacagttaaatcaatgtatattgatgttattaattcaacTGCTATTCCAACTTCCAAGTTTGTTTGGGCTGTCAAGGTGCCTttaaaaataaaagtgtttatgtggtttgtccataaacaagttattttaacaaaggaTAACTTGATTAAAcgcaattggacaggacctactaggtgtagtttctgtgatcgggatgagacgattcagcatttattctttgattgcccgttggctagAGTTCTTTGGCGGACGATCCATATTGCTTTTAATCTTACTCCACCGACTTCTGGCAATgctttatttgggacatggcttaatggggttGGGCCTGTTCTCgcaagacatattcgggttggagtttgcgctttgttatggactatctggaattgcagaaatgatttggtttttaacagaacatcacggattcatttcttgcaggttattttccgagctacggcactgatccgttcgtggtcgctactcactccgatggaggccagggagcatttggttactggatctatccgttgggagatggtcgctcgggatatcttcaaccggtttggatggcggtcatgtaataggataggcaattagtttccctatctattgttagccagccggttgtggcttcttTTTTGGGCTAGTTTGTATATCTAGCCGTctgtagctctgtgtgagctgcatTTCTTTTTATCCTTTTGTTTACCTGGAGATTGTGGAACCTTGTTGGCACTTTTGCCTTTTTttattaataagatggccgtatgcatcattttgatgcagaggccggggagacccccccttttcgaaaaaaaatgtaACTAGACTTATTATTCAAAACCACATATATAAAAATGCAAACCTTCTGGTTGTCCGTGATCTTTTTTGCGTCAATGAACTGATCATCAGCAATCAAGCCAATGAACTCATATATGTTATTAAATATCACACCGACATTTCATGAATCATTCACATAATACATCTTAGTTAATAGCCCGGGTTCAATTGATGATACAGGAAAATTTGGCAACTTGCATAGTCACAAATCCTCTGTCATATTAAGATAAAGATTTGTAGGTGGTGGCTTACCTACACCCGCAGAGTTGGAGAAGAAGCACAAGAGAAAGCTCAGGAGAGGAAGGCGGTAGCTTACCTACACCCGTAGAGTTGGAGAAGAAGCTGCGACGTCGCACAACGGAGAATTGAGAGGAGGGAGCTCGGGGACGAGAAGAGGCGCATCTAGGGTTCACCGTCGCTGCAACTCAGGGAGAAGATGGACGGGCCGAGATTCAGAAGGCATGTGCACTCACCGTGGGGGCGACCTTGGTGAGGTGccagatctggactcctccgtcagGGGCTTCATCTTCGGCGGTGGCCATCTCGAGACCCTCCGTCACGGCCACACGAGCGCGAACCCGGGAGCCGCTTCCTTGACGATTTGCAAGCGGATCCGGCGATGTAGAGGAGGGTGGAGGTGGCTGAGCGGGTGATAGTGGAAggcggggggcggcggcgatggagcgggGAGATTGGGGCGGCGCTCCATCGCTAAACGAGGGAGATAGGGCGGCCGCATTGAGATTGGGTGGATCGAGAGACGGATGGTGGtgtatgttttttttcattttgcacggggtggtgggaggtgggcgAAAAAACCGACAAAAAATAACCGACGAAAAAAACCAGGCATAAATGATGGGACGAAATTTAACCGGTGAGCGAAGACTACCAATTGAGACATTAAGAGTAGAGATAAACTGCTGGAGTTGTTGTAACCACACAGTACGAAAGTCAACTCTCACCACTTTAACATCCCCTAAAACCTTCAAAGTGCACGCACACTAAATGGAGAGAACGAGCGGCCCGCTCTgccacacacatgcatgcataggATTTTGTCTGCTAGTGCATGTGATTGATCATTAAATGCAGTAAGACTTATTTTATACGATGGACAACAAAGCAGATTCACGTGTATTTATTTCGACTCTTCAATTTTTAAAAAGTCATATTTTTCAAACCACATGTCGAAATTCAGATCCGTCTACACCGTTGGGTTCGTCatgacgagatctttgaaactagatcccatatgaATATGTTTCAACGAAATTATTTAGATGCCAATTTTGATAATATATTATGCAACTTTAGTACTGCattgtgcaactttagtactacatcgtgtaactttttttcaaaactaatGTTTGAAGCTGTACCTTCGTATGATGTTGCAACCTAGCAACCACGACAACTTTGATGTGCAACTAGTCTATTTCCTCGACGAAAGTCGATGTCAAACCTcctcttgtaatgtagtctagttgcacacatattgatgtttagttggcttgtaatgtagtctagttgcacacacattgatatttagttagcaggaagactagttgcacacacatatgctcagttgactTGTAATTTAGTTtaattgcacacacattgatgtttagttggcaggactatttGGCACACACATATGCTTAGTTGGCTCGGTAATCTAgtatagttgcacacacattgatgtttagttggcaggaagactagttcgtCGAAACATCCCCATGCGGGATCTACTTTTGAAGAGCACGTCACGAGGGTTTCACTGGTAAAAGCGGATCTGAATTTCGACACGCGGTTTAGAATATATGTCTTTTATAATTTTGAAAATCAAAAATTAATGCACAAGTGACGAACATGAGGAACATTAATGTAGCAGCATGCAGACACCCATCATGTAAGAACATACCACATATAAAGTGATTAATTAACAGTGTCTTTTCAGTCATAGGAATGATTACGCGTACTATATCTGACAACAAACCCGGCCGCCCAGGAGCTCTAGCGGGCAGCCAGCCGCCCGCTCGACGCGTCCTTAACATCCACCTCTCTCATCTCCATGCCAAGGCCAACCAACAGGGTACAATAACCAGCTTTTCATCCGTTCTATTCCAATTTCTCATCCCTACTTCTACTCCCtttatacaaagttgagtcatctatttaacTGAGAGAGTAAAAAACTTCGCTCCTGTAATTTCTGTCTCGGTTGCTTTCACCGTCTCCTTCCAGGGCGCAACACTTCTTGTTTCACCAGTTGCCATGGCACGTGTACAGTACAAGATCGCGCTGTGCCAGCTGCTGGTCACCCCGGACAAGCACGGAAACATCGCCCGCGCGCGCGCCCGCATCGAGGCCGCCGCGGCCGCCGGCGCCAAGCTCGTCGTCCTGCCGGCAAGTCCCCAACTCCTCCTCTGTAACTTACTGGCCACGGAACTGAGATTCACCTCGAAGCAGCCAGGGACTGACGGAGGCTCACGAGGTTCGCTTCTCTGACGACGTTGCTCTGCTCCAGGAAATATGGAACTGCCCCTACGCGATGGAGACCATGCGGAGCTATGCCGAGGACATCGACGGCGGCCGGTCGCCGTCGGTCTCGATGCTGTCGGAGGTGGCCGCTGCCAGGAAGATCACGATCGTCGGCGGATCCGTACCCGAGATGGCGTCGGGGCAGCTGTTCAACACCTGCTGCGTGGTCGGGCCCGACGGGGAGATCAAGGCCAAGCACAGGAAGGTAAAGGAGCCAGGCTTATCTTCTGCATCAAAAATTTCGCATGTCACTTGCAGTGACTGACTTCCAGGGAGATTTTCCAGCTGCATCTGTTTGGAATTGACATCCCCGGAGACATCACTTTCAGGGAATCCGATACCTTCACTGCTGGGCAAGAACCCACCGTGGTTGACACAGGTGTGCACACCGTGTGTACTGAAAATTCTGGATCAGAATTACTGTATATTTTGGCTTGAAAACAAGTACTACCAGTTGCATCGCGCCTGTCAATATAGTGCACTGGAGCCTCATATCAGTGTTTATATGATGTTCCCTGAAATTCTACTACTACAGTTTTACCCATCGTTAGCACATTTACTGAAGTTTATGCGGCGTTTAAATTTCTCTCCTCATCTATttgtatatgataataaccaatcctTGTAGTCTTATTATTACAGATGTTGGACGGATTGGTATTGGGATTTGTCATGATATCCGGTTCCCAGAACTGGCAATGCTGTATCGATCAAGAGGTATGCCTTGCAAGTTCAGTCCTTGATGCCAAGCAACACAAACGTCTGTCGTATCCAGTAAAAATCCAGTCCCTTCTGAAACATGCAGGTGCACACTTGATATGCTACCCGTCTGCGTTCAACATGAGCACCGGGCAGCTCCTCTGGGACCTTATGCAGAAGTCCAGGTTCAGTTATCTCTCTTCTCCATCTATTCTGTCACCTTTTCCAGTCAATTCTTAACATACCATGATGTATTTGTTCAGATAGTCAGCTAATTCTCCCTTGTTTTGAATTTGACCCATGCATCTGCTCACTTAACTCCGACAGGGTTATTGACAATCAGGTGATCATCATCCAGCACATGCACTAGCACTTGATTACTACTTAACTGTGACCTGCAGTTACTGAAATCTATGTAAAAGCCGTATGTATGTACACCATAAACTGTTTATGGTTTCAGCTGTTCGTGGTGACCTGCTCACCTGCGCGAGACCCCAACTCAAAGTCAGATTTCGTGGTCTGGGGTAACTCAAGCCTCATCGGACCAGTAAGACTACGCACGCATCACTGAAGCAGAGTTCTGCTGACTGCTCCATTGTGATAATTTGGACTCCAACCAAAGGTGAAGCTAACCATGTTGGCATCCACTTTTTTtgtcctactccctccttccatctatatagggcctaatgcgttttttaagaccgcctttgactattgacaagattaatagtacatgacatgcacaatgtgaaaattatatcattgaaagctcctttcacacacgaatttaacggtgtgctttgtgtaagttgcatgtcatatattattgctctaatatttggttaaagttagcctcgaaaaacgcattaggccctatatagatggaaggagggagtactagtttgGCGAGGTTCTTGCGGCGGCAGGGCACGAGGACGCGACCGTCATCGGCGAGGTCGACCTGTGTTCGATTGATGCTGTCCGGTGTGAGACTCATCTTTTTGTAGTTGATTTTGTACTTGGGCTTGTGTTCTATTTCGGCTCAGGCGTCAGAGGAAAAATCTGTGCAGGGCGAACCTCCCTTTGGAAACACAGGGTAGAGGGGATCTGTACAGGTTGGTCGATATCGAGAGGGAATGTTCGAGCTAGCTGCGTTGCTCTAGGAGATGGAAATGCAGTGCAGAGAACTGAAGAAGGCCACGTCTGCATGTGTTGGTCACATGCTGGGGACGGGGTTTGCACAATTGTGTAGTGGCATGCAAATATTCGGGATGCCATATACGATATGTACCGATACTGTATTTGTTTATCAGGATTCAAAACGGTATGGCACTAACACATGACAATTCCGAACGTTTATGACGATAAGTTTAGTGATACGAGGATGGCAAGTTTCTTTTTTTTTTCGAATGCCAATTTTAGTTGTAAGAATGTCACGGTTGAAGTGATTCGTGTCACAcgtgtgacacttatcatttggGTTTGTTTTCTTATTACAATGAACTAGATGTGGAATACCTCTAGATGTTTCCTCAGAGAGAAAGACACGTGTATTTGAGTAGTCTGGATTCTGCTAAAATccgattagggcatctccaacggcagtcCACAAATTTTCCGCATCCGTCCGTGGACAAGGGGAACCAGTCCGCGGACACGGATGCGAGAAGACGACATCCAACGCTAGCAGGGTCTTCCTCATTTTTTCCAAGTCCGCATGATCAAATAGCCGCATGCAAAGGGTACAGACGTTCAAATAGCCGCATGCAAAATGGTAAATGTTACATCTCAACATTTTTGTCCCCTTTGATCCGTCCACCGatactcaatcagatctttcttcaGCTGCTCATGAGTTGGTCGAtgccgaatttgttgatgcatttgaataaactctTCAAATGTGGTTGGATTCTGGTCCGAAAGTTGGATAAGATCACCCATGTTCTCGAATTCCAGAGTTGCGGCAGCATCGTCACCctcatcctcgacgatcatgttatgcatgatcacacaacatgtcatcacctccctCAAGTTTTCTGGATCCCATTGTTTAGTAGGTCCACGAACAACTGCAAAACGGGCATGCAaaactccaaatgccctc
It contains:
- the LOC119340461 gene encoding omega-amidase, chloroplastic-like isoform X2 is translated as METMRSYAEDIDGGRSPSVSMLSEVAAARKITIVGGSVPEMASGQLFNTCCVVGPDGEIKAKHRKLHLFGIDIPGDITFRESDTFTAGQEPTVVDTDVGRIGIGICHDIRFPELAMLYRSRGAHLICYPSAFNMSTGQLLWDLMQKSRVIDNQLFVVTCSPARDPNSKSDFVVWGNSSLIGPFGEVLAAAGHEDATVIGEVDLCSIDAVRANLPLETQGRGDLYRLVDIERECSS
- the LOC119340461 gene encoding omega-amidase, chloroplastic-like isoform X1; the protein is METMRSYAEDIDGGRSPSVSMLSEVAAARKITIVGGSVPEMASGQLFNTCCVVGPDGEIKAKHRKLHLFGIDIPGDITFRESDTFTAGQEPTVVDTDVGRIGIGICHDIRFPELAMLYRSRGAHLICYPSAFNMSTGQLLWDLMQKSRVIDNQLFVVTCSPARDPNSKSDFVVWGNSSLIGPFGEVLAAAGHEDATVIGEVDLCSIDAVRCETHLFVVDFVLGLVFYFGSGVRGKICAGRTSLWKHRVEGICTGWSISRGNVRASCVALGDGNAVQRTEEGHVCMCWSHAGDGVCTIV